A single Actinomycetes bacterium DNA region contains:
- a CDS encoding DUF5719 family protein — protein sequence MRLTRPFAVLLAVAAVLGGAVAVTAAAQPAAPTAARGSGGATVPVERLTLVCPGAVTRADVQQAYVTAISPEGGDGTLRVEALGAAPDAKPLLAAPASRPDGPVTLRYPVPAAGPSTLVVQATGALARGLTADVSVRASAGAARGRSNVSCTAPQPDAWFVGGGATVGRRSALYLSNTDATAATVDVTVFTPTGAQQPAAAQGLLVPAGQQRVLALDALVPGTAATAVAVSSVSGRVASALADVVVNGLDPGGVDWVPPSVEPARSLVIPGVPGDADAKSVLQLVAPGPGDAVVHLRLLTGEGSIVPLGIDTLQVPAGQLVEVPLDKVKPQGGYAIEADADQPMVGGVRTVRAGQYPDFAYTAAAAALPGAAAVTDVEASVRVSTVLLLTAPGDTDVSATLTTLPPAGSKPPAVPKPVTVKVPAGRTTVVQLGVSGYRVAAVVTPAAGAGPLYVAWLTTEQGPRGPLITGGPVVASPATMRVPAVLPDPMAGLGAGSATG from the coding sequence GTGAGGCTCACCCGACCGTTCGCCGTGCTGCTGGCCGTGGCCGCGGTGCTGGGCGGGGCCGTCGCAGTCACCGCCGCCGCGCAGCCGGCCGCGCCGACAGCTGCACGTGGATCCGGTGGCGCCACCGTGCCGGTCGAGCGGCTCACCCTGGTCTGTCCGGGCGCGGTGACCCGGGCCGACGTCCAGCAGGCGTACGTCACGGCGATCTCACCGGAGGGTGGCGACGGCACGCTGCGGGTCGAGGCGCTCGGCGCGGCCCCCGACGCGAAACCGTTGCTGGCGGCCCCGGCCAGCCGCCCGGACGGGCCGGTGACGCTGCGCTACCCGGTGCCGGCGGCCGGCCCGAGCACGCTGGTCGTGCAGGCCACCGGGGCGCTGGCCAGGGGGCTCACCGCAGACGTGTCCGTGCGGGCGTCGGCCGGCGCGGCCAGAGGGCGCAGCAACGTGTCCTGCACGGCCCCGCAGCCGGACGCCTGGTTCGTCGGCGGGGGAGCCACGGTGGGCCGCCGGTCCGCGCTCTACCTGTCCAACACCGACGCCACCGCGGCGACCGTGGACGTGACCGTCTTCACCCCGACCGGCGCCCAGCAGCCGGCGGCCGCCCAGGGCCTGCTTGTCCCTGCGGGCCAGCAGCGGGTGCTCGCCCTGGACGCGCTGGTGCCCGGGACCGCCGCCACCGCTGTCGCGGTCTCGTCAGTCAGCGGCCGGGTGGCCTCGGCGCTGGCCGACGTCGTGGTCAACGGGCTGGACCCCGGGGGGGTGGACTGGGTGCCCCCGTCGGTCGAGCCGGCCCGCTCCCTGGTCATCCCGGGCGTCCCCGGCGACGCCGACGCGAAGTCGGTCCTGCAGCTCGTGGCCCCCGGACCCGGGGACGCCGTCGTCCACCTGAGGCTGCTCACCGGCGAGGGGTCGATCGTGCCGCTGGGCATCGACACCCTGCAGGTGCCGGCCGGCCAGCTGGTCGAGGTGCCGCTGGACAAGGTGAAGCCGCAGGGCGGCTACGCGATCGAGGCGGACGCCGACCAGCCGATGGTCGGCGGGGTCCGGACGGTCCGCGCCGGTCAGTACCCCGACTTCGCCTACACGGCCGCGGCTGCCGCGCTGCCCGGTGCCGCGGCCGTCACCGACGTCGAGGCGTCGGTGCGGGTGTCCACGGTGCTGCTGCTCACCGCGCCCGGCGACACCGACGTCAGCGCGACGCTGACCACGCTGCCGCCGGCCGGGTCGAAGCCGCCCGCAGTGCCCAAGCCGGTCACGGTGAAGGTGCCAGCGGGGCGGACCACTGTGGTCCAGCTCGGTGTCTCCGGGTACCGGGTGGCGGCCGTCGTCACGCCGGCCGCCGGCGCCGGCCCGCTCTACGTGGCCTGGCTGACCACCGAGCAGGGCCCACGCGGGCCGCTGATCACCGGCGGCCCCGTGGTCGCCAGCCCGGCCACCATGCGGGTGCCCGCGGTGCTGCCCGACCCGATGGCAGGTCTGGGCGCCGGGTCAGCCACCGGCTGA
- a CDS encoding metallopeptidase family protein, with amino-acid sequence MRGLRRGRSQPDPEPGRPARRRDRHGRGIRGPLAPASVPYPPTRSERFDDLVLGAVERVEGGFAAELAGVELAVEEVPPPRPGPVPLGRVDPPAGGRPARLVVYRRPVELRSPDVRDRPGLVRDVVVELVADLLGLSPEQVDPDYGDGDGDGD; translated from the coding sequence GTGCGCGGACTGAGACGGGGCCGGTCCCAGCCGGACCCCGAGCCGGGCCGCCCTGCCCGGCGCCGGGACCGGCACGGCCGCGGGATCCGCGGCCCGCTGGCGCCCGCCTCGGTGCCCTACCCGCCCACCCGGTCCGAGCGGTTCGACGACCTGGTGCTCGGGGCCGTCGAGCGGGTCGAGGGTGGCTTCGCGGCCGAGCTGGCCGGCGTGGAGCTGGCCGTGGAGGAGGTCCCGCCGCCGAGGCCCGGGCCGGTGCCGCTGGGCCGGGTGGACCCGCCGGCGGGTGGCCGGCCGGCGCGGCTGGTCGTCTACCGGCGTCCGGTCGAGCTGCGCAGCCCGGACGTCCGGGACCGGCCCGGCCTGGTCCGCGACGTCGTCGTCGAGCTGGTCGCCGACCTGCTCGGGCTCAGCCCGGAGCAGGTCGACCCCGACTACGGCGACGGGGACGGGGACGGGGACTGA
- a CDS encoding DUF3499 domain-containing protein, with protein MRSIRRCSRTACGQPAVATLTYVYAESTAVLGPLATYAEPHCYDLCQAHSERLTAPRGWEVVRLAPDPAALLPTTDDLEALADAVREAARPAQRPEPELVPAAAHGLGRRGHLRVLPPTED; from the coding sequence GTGCGCTCCATCCGTCGCTGCTCCCGGACGGCGTGCGGGCAACCCGCCGTCGCCACCCTCACGTACGTGTACGCCGAGTCGACCGCCGTCCTGGGCCCGCTGGCGACGTACGCCGAGCCGCACTGCTACGACCTGTGCCAGGCGCACAGCGAACGGCTCACGGCGCCGCGCGGCTGGGAGGTGGTCCGGCTGGCCCCGGACCCGGCGGCGCTGCTGCCGACGACGGATGACCTCGAGGCACTCGCCGACGCCGTCCGGGAGGCCGCTCGCCCGGCGCAGCGGCCGGAGCCCGAGCTGGTGCCGGCCGCGGCGCACGGGCTGGGCCGGCGCGGCCACCTGAGGGTGCTGCCCCCGACCGAGGACTGA
- a CDS encoding phosphomannomutase/phosphoglucomutase yields MLRVDRDLDAVIKAYDVRGTYPDQIDEQLATAVGAAFVQVVGATTVAVGYDMRPSSPALAAAFAAGVTGQGADVVDVGLVSTDALYFASGSLGVPGAMFTASHNPARYNGIKLCRVGAAPVGRDTGLAEIRALVGDGVPDVDVPAGTVTRREILPAYAAYLRGLVDIAGIRPLTVVVDAGNGMAGHTVPFVLQYPAATLPLTVVPLYFELDGSFPNHEANPIEPENLRDLQRAVRDAGADLGLAFDGDADRCFVVDEAGAAVSPSIITALIAARELAREPGATVIHNLITSRTVPEVIAEHGGTAVRTRVGHSFIKQVMAETGAVFGGEHSGHFYFRDFWRADSGMLAALHVLAALGGSPAGTPLTALLAPYERYQASGEVNSEVADVAASTAAVEAAYAGRPGVSADHLDGLTVAADDWWFNLRPSNTEPLLRLNVEARDVATMEHVRDAVLALVRREAT; encoded by the coding sequence ATGCTCCGCGTGGATCGTGACCTGGACGCCGTCATCAAGGCCTACGACGTCCGGGGCACCTACCCGGACCAGATCGACGAGCAGCTGGCCACCGCCGTGGGGGCCGCGTTCGTGCAGGTCGTGGGTGCGACGACCGTCGCGGTCGGGTACGACATGCGCCCGAGCAGCCCGGCGCTGGCCGCCGCGTTCGCCGCCGGGGTGACCGGCCAGGGCGCCGACGTCGTCGACGTGGGGCTGGTGTCCACCGACGCGCTGTACTTCGCCTCCGGCTCGCTCGGCGTGCCCGGGGCCATGTTCACCGCGAGCCACAACCCGGCCCGCTACAACGGCATCAAGCTGTGCCGCGTGGGTGCCGCGCCGGTGGGCCGGGACACCGGGCTGGCCGAGATCCGCGCGCTGGTCGGGGACGGCGTCCCGGACGTCGACGTCCCCGCCGGCACGGTGACCCGACGGGAGATCCTGCCCGCCTACGCGGCCTACCTGCGGGGTCTGGTCGACATCGCCGGGATCCGGCCGCTGACCGTCGTGGTGGACGCCGGCAACGGGATGGCCGGCCACACCGTCCCGTTCGTGCTGCAGTACCCGGCCGCGACGCTGCCGCTGACCGTCGTCCCGCTGTACTTCGAGCTGGACGGCTCGTTCCCCAACCACGAGGCCAACCCGATCGAGCCGGAGAACCTGCGCGACCTGCAGCGGGCCGTCCGCGACGCCGGCGCGGACCTCGGGCTGGCCTTCGACGGCGACGCCGACCGCTGCTTCGTCGTGGACGAGGCCGGCGCCGCGGTGTCGCCGTCGATCATCACGGCGCTGATCGCGGCCCGTGAGCTGGCCCGCGAGCCGGGCGCCACCGTGATCCACAACCTGATCACCAGCCGGACCGTGCCCGAGGTGATCGCCGAGCACGGCGGGACCGCCGTGCGCACCCGGGTGGGGCACTCGTTCATCAAGCAGGTGATGGCCGAGACCGGCGCGGTGTTCGGCGGCGAGCACTCGGGGCACTTCTACTTCCGCGACTTTTGGCGGGCCGACTCCGGGATGCTGGCCGCGCTGCACGTGCTCGCGGCCCTCGGCGGCAGCCCGGCCGGGACGCCGCTGACCGCCCTGCTGGCGCCGTACGAGCGCTACCAGGCCTCGGGCGAGGTCAACAGCGAGGTCGCCGACGTTGCGGCCAGCACCGCCGCCGTCGAGGCCGCCTACGCGGGCCGGCCCGGCGTCTCGGCAGACCACCTCGACGGTCTCACGGTGGCCGCCGACGACTGGTGGTTCAACCTGCGCCCGTCCAACACCGAGCCGTTGCTCCGCCTCAACGTCGAGGCCCGCGACGTCGCGACCATGGAGCACGTGCGCGACGCCGTGCTCGCCCTCGTCCGTCGGGAGGCCACGTGA
- a CDS encoding Trm112 family protein yields the protein MNLDPLLLEILACPCERHEPVRPDEQRQALVCTYCSTAFPVRDDIPVMLLDEAEPGPNGIGQQG from the coding sequence GTGAACCTGGACCCGCTGCTGCTGGAGATCCTCGCCTGCCCGTGCGAGCGGCACGAGCCGGTGCGGCCGGACGAGCAGCGCCAGGCGCTCGTGTGCACGTACTGCTCGACCGCGTTCCCGGTGCGCGACGACATCCCGGTGATGCTCCTCGACGAGGCCGAGCCCGGGCCGAACGGCATCGGCCAGCAGGGCTGA
- a CDS encoding SIS domain-containing protein produces the protein MTRTVDEALLDDPDALAEADRHGTLLALAGAGAQVRAAQTLAGEAGISAVADDGRPRALVVSALGGSAVVADLLTALAGPRSPVPVSSVHSGTLPGWVSSLDVVVAVSVSGRAAGPLAVAAEAARRGCRLVTVGRAGSPLAEVCARARGVHVPLASDLRSSRAGLWALAVPVLMAADSLRLVEAGAAALDETAARLDDVAETARPASESFVNPAKALALELAGHVPLVLGAGDLAGVGALRAAGQLARNARHPAVPGILPDAAGEVVATFDGPFARAEDDLFADPFETPEQTTLRLLLLRDVEEFEEPDVGRIAAVVRDTAVDSGVRVTEHRAEGRSALARVASLVALTDFASVYLALGLGLDPATSRHVAELKERMGS, from the coding sequence ATGACCCGCACCGTCGACGAGGCGCTGCTGGACGACCCGGACGCGCTCGCCGAGGCGGACCGCCACGGCACGCTGCTCGCTCTGGCCGGCGCCGGGGCACAGGTACGGGCCGCGCAGACCCTCGCGGGGGAGGCCGGCATCAGCGCGGTGGCGGACGACGGGCGCCCGCGGGCGCTGGTCGTGTCGGCCCTGGGCGGCTCGGCTGTGGTGGCCGACCTGCTCACCGCGCTGGCCGGTCCGCGCAGCCCGGTGCCGGTGTCCTCAGTCCACTCCGGGACACTGCCCGGCTGGGTGTCCTCGCTCGACGTGGTGGTCGCGGTGTCGGTCTCCGGCCGGGCCGCCGGCCCGCTCGCCGTGGCCGCCGAGGCGGCCCGCCGCGGCTGCCGGCTGGTGACCGTGGGCCGGGCCGGCTCGCCGTTGGCCGAGGTGTGCGCGCGGGCCCGCGGCGTGCACGTGCCCCTTGCGTCGGACCTGCGGTCCTCGCGGGCGGGGCTGTGGGCGCTCGCCGTCCCGGTGCTGATGGCCGCCGACTCGCTCCGGCTGGTCGAGGCGGGTGCCGCGGCGCTGGACGAGACCGCGGCCCGGCTGGACGACGTCGCCGAGACCGCCCGCCCGGCCTCGGAGTCCTTCGTGAACCCGGCCAAGGCGCTGGCCCTGGAGCTGGCGGGCCACGTGCCGCTGGTGCTGGGCGCCGGGGACCTCGCCGGCGTGGGGGCACTGCGTGCCGCCGGGCAGCTGGCCCGCAACGCCCGGCACCCCGCCGTCCCCGGGATCCTGCCGGACGCCGCAGGCGAGGTGGTCGCCACCTTCGACGGCCCGTTCGCCCGGGCCGAGGACGACCTGTTCGCCGACCCGTTCGAGACCCCCGAGCAGACCACGCTGCGGCTGCTGCTGCTGCGTGACGTCGAGGAGTTCGAGGAGCCCGACGTCGGCCGGATCGCGGCCGTCGTCCGGGACACCGCCGTGGACAGCGGCGTGCGGGTCACCGAGCACCGCGCCGAGGGCCGCTCGGCGCTGGCCAGGGTGGCGAGCCTGGTGGCGCTCACCGACTTCGCCTCGGTGTACCTCGCGCTCGGACTCGGCCTGGACCCCGCGACGTCGCGGCACGTCGCCGAGCTGAAGGAGCGGATGGGCTCGTGA
- a CDS encoding cation diffusion facilitator family transporter: protein MSASGGTRAIVAAMLANLGIAISKFVAFLATGSSSLLSESVHSMADTGNQVLLIIGGRRSRQVADDAHPFGYGRLRYLYAFIVSIILFTLGGVFALYEGWHKVHHPEALSSPAWAFGVLGVAVLLESWSLRTAVHESNPLRGGRSWWAFLRHAKAPELPVVLLEDTGALLGLAFALVGVTLAVTTGNGAWDGVGSLAIGVLLVLIAMFLAFEVGSLLVGEGAGAEDVAAIRAALAGGGVQSVIHLRTLYVGPDDLMVAAKVAVQHDDTAQAVAEAIDAAEARVRVSVPAVTLIYLEPDIRRPPESGSLPG from the coding sequence GTGAGCGCCTCCGGGGGGACGCGGGCCATCGTCGCCGCGATGCTGGCCAACCTGGGCATCGCGATCAGCAAGTTCGTCGCCTTCCTGGCGACCGGCTCCTCCTCGCTGCTGTCGGAGTCCGTGCACTCGATGGCCGACACCGGCAACCAGGTGCTGCTCATCATCGGCGGGCGCAGGTCCCGCCAGGTGGCCGACGACGCGCACCCGTTCGGCTACGGCCGGCTGCGCTACCTCTACGCCTTCATCGTGTCGATCATCCTGTTCACCCTCGGTGGGGTGTTCGCGCTGTACGAGGGGTGGCACAAGGTCCACCACCCGGAGGCGCTGAGCAGCCCGGCCTGGGCGTTCGGTGTCCTCGGCGTCGCGGTCCTCCTCGAGTCCTGGTCGCTGCGGACCGCCGTCCACGAGTCCAACCCGCTGCGCGGCGGCCGGTCGTGGTGGGCCTTCCTGCGGCACGCCAAGGCGCCCGAGCTGCCCGTGGTGCTGCTGGAGGACACCGGGGCGCTGCTGGGCCTGGCCTTCGCGCTGGTCGGCGTCACGCTGGCGGTGACCACGGGCAACGGCGCCTGGGACGGCGTGGGCTCGCTGGCCATCGGCGTGCTGCTCGTGCTCATCGCCATGTTCCTGGCCTTCGAGGTGGGCAGCCTGCTCGTGGGCGAGGGAGCCGGCGCCGAGGACGTCGCCGCGATCCGGGCCGCCCTGGCCGGCGGCGGCGTGCAGAGCGTCATCCACCTGCGCACCCTGTACGTCGGCCCGGACGACCTGATGGTCGCGGCCAAGGTGGCCGTGCAGCACGACGACACCGCGCAGGCCGTGGCGGAGGCCATCGACGCGGCCGAGGCACGGGTCCGTGTGAGCGTCCCGGCGGTCACGCTCATCTACCTCGAGCCGGACATCCGGCGCCCCCCCGAGAGCGGGTCGCTGCCCGGATGA
- the manA gene encoding mannose-6-phosphate isomerase, class I, translated as MTALPLDTAVRHYSWGSHTVLPALLGRPEPSDRPWAEIWIGAHPDDPSRLPDGRTLADVVPDLPFLVKLLAAEQPLSIQAHPDRAQATEGFAREEAAGLRRDDPRRNYRDRNHKPELLVALGHTEALCGFRPPAEALRLVRLVGSPLLERLTVPLAHPDEEHALRETVAAVLGLDGVERDRLVSEVAAACGGHRAEAGSSDAAALDWVVRLAVSYPGDAGIVAPLLMRLVRLEPGQAVFLESGVLHAYLRGVGVEVQASSDNVLRGGLTAKHVDLDELRRVVRYAARTEPRVWPRPVSDGVEAYDVPVSDFAVWRVEVAGTARPVPAVGPAIVVCVAGQVAVGGVALDPGRAAFLPAGSGPLVVTGTGTCFVTAPGSH; from the coding sequence ATGACCGCGCTGCCGCTGGACACCGCCGTCCGGCACTACTCCTGGGGCTCGCACACCGTGCTGCCGGCTCTGCTCGGCCGGCCGGAGCCGTCCGACCGGCCGTGGGCGGAGATCTGGATAGGCGCCCACCCCGACGACCCGTCCCGGCTGCCGGACGGCCGCACCCTGGCCGACGTCGTGCCCGACCTGCCGTTCCTGGTCAAGCTGCTCGCGGCCGAGCAGCCGCTGTCCATCCAGGCGCACCCCGACCGGGCCCAGGCCACCGAGGGGTTCGCCCGGGAGGAGGCCGCGGGGCTGCGCCGCGACGACCCGCGGCGCAACTACCGCGACCGCAACCACAAGCCCGAGCTGCTGGTCGCGCTCGGGCACACCGAGGCGCTGTGCGGGTTCCGGCCGCCGGCCGAGGCGCTGCGGCTGGTCCGGCTGGTGGGCAGCCCGCTGCTGGAGCGGCTGACCGTCCCGCTGGCCCACCCCGACGAGGAGCACGCGCTGCGGGAGACCGTCGCCGCGGTCCTCGGGCTGGACGGCGTCGAGCGGGACCGGCTGGTCTCGGAGGTGGCGGCGGCCTGCGGCGGGCACCGGGCCGAGGCCGGGTCGTCGGACGCGGCCGCGCTGGACTGGGTGGTCCGGCTGGCGGTCAGCTACCCCGGGGATGCCGGGATCGTGGCGCCGCTGCTGATGCGACTGGTCCGGCTGGAGCCCGGCCAGGCGGTGTTCCTCGAGTCCGGCGTCCTGCACGCCTACCTGCGGGGGGTCGGCGTCGAGGTGCAGGCCTCCTCGGACAACGTGCTGCGCGGCGGGCTCACCGCCAAGCACGTGGACCTCGACGAGCTGCGCCGGGTGGTCCGGTACGCCGCGCGGACCGAGCCGCGGGTGTGGCCGCGGCCGGTCAGCGACGGAGTCGAGGCGTACGACGTCCCGGTGTCGGACTTCGCGGTCTGGCGGGTCGAGGTGGCCGGGACCGCCCGCCCGGTGCCGGCCGTGGGGCCGGCGATCGTCGTGTGCGTGGCCGGCCAGGTCGCCGTCGGCGGGGTGGCGCTGGACCCCGGCCGGGCCGCCTTCCTGCCGGCCGGCTCCGGCCCCCTCGTGGTGACCGGCACCGGCACCTGCTTCGTCACCGCCCCCGGCAGCCACTGA
- a CDS encoding glucose 1-dehydrogenase yields the protein MRAVTVQPKVKGSVRCEEVPEPDPSTGSVLVEAVAVGVCGTDVEIAQGRYGWAPEGHDRLVLGHESLGRVVDPGSSNLSKGDLVVGIVRRPDPVPCPSCAVGEWDMCRNGRYTERGIKSIDGFMSQQWRIEPDYVTVLDPSLGLLGVLLEPTTVVTKAWEQVGAVGSRAFWEPRTCLVTGAGPIGLLAAMVGVQRGLEVHVLDQVDSGPKPELVKALGATYHHGSALDVGFDPDVVIECTGVAQVIADVMRAVGSGGVVALTGVGSGGRTTGLKLADVATEMVLQNNVIVGSVNANRRHFYKAAHELTRADRDWLARLVTRRVPPERIAEALVKQPDDIKVVVDFTAG from the coding sequence ATGCGAGCGGTCACGGTGCAGCCGAAGGTCAAAGGGTCGGTTCGTTGCGAGGAGGTGCCCGAGCCGGACCCCTCCACCGGTTCGGTGCTGGTCGAGGCGGTCGCCGTCGGGGTCTGCGGCACCGACGTGGAGATCGCCCAGGGCAGGTACGGCTGGGCTCCCGAGGGCCACGACCGGCTGGTGCTGGGGCACGAGTCCCTCGGCCGCGTCGTCGACCCCGGCTCGAGCAACCTGAGCAAGGGCGACCTGGTCGTCGGCATCGTGCGCCGGCCGGACCCGGTGCCCTGCCCGAGCTGCGCGGTCGGCGAATGGGACATGTGCCGCAACGGCCGCTACACCGAGCGCGGCATCAAGTCCATCGACGGGTTCATGTCCCAGCAGTGGCGGATCGAGCCCGACTACGTCACCGTGCTGGACCCGTCCCTGGGCCTGCTGGGCGTCCTGCTCGAGCCCACGACTGTGGTCACCAAGGCCTGGGAGCAGGTCGGGGCCGTGGGGAGCCGCGCGTTCTGGGAGCCGCGCACCTGCCTGGTGACCGGCGCCGGTCCGATCGGTCTGCTGGCCGCCATGGTCGGCGTCCAGCGCGGCCTCGAGGTGCACGTGCTCGACCAGGTCGACTCCGGGCCCAAGCCGGAGCTCGTCAAGGCCCTTGGCGCCACGTACCACCACGGCAGCGCGCTCGACGTCGGGTTCGATCCGGACGTCGTCATCGAGTGCACCGGGGTGGCCCAGGTCATCGCCGACGTGATGCGCGCGGTCGGGTCCGGCGGGGTGGTCGCGCTCACCGGCGTGGGATCGGGGGGCCGGACGACCGGCCTGAAGCTGGCCGACGTCGCCACCGAGATGGTGCTACAGAACAACGTGATCGTCGGGTCGGTCAACGCCAACCGGCGGCACTTCTACAAGGCCGCCCATGAGCTGACGCGCGCCGACCGCGACTGGCTGGCCCGGCTGGTCACCCGCCGGGTGCCGCCCGAGCGGATCGCCGAGGCGCTGGTCAAGCAGCCCGACGACATCAAGGTGGTCGTCGACTTCACCGCCGGCTGA
- a CDS encoding MerR family DNA-binding transcriptional regulator, translating to MRITDAADRLGTTARMLRYRERLGLLVPAADEPGRHRHYGAADLAAAGWAAALEQRYEVSPAALAFALRVLSDPAAEADVRRLGDLTGRTTTRALDFDQVKAQRLLRGRPATTGRPGGRPRPGSRVPASGR from the coding sequence ATGCGGATCACCGACGCGGCGGACCGGCTGGGGACGACGGCCCGGATGCTGCGCTACCGGGAGCGGCTGGGCCTGCTGGTGCCGGCCGCGGACGAGCCGGGCCGGCACCGCCACTACGGCGCCGCGGACCTCGCGGCGGCCGGCTGGGCGGCCGCGCTGGAGCAGCGCTACGAGGTGAGCCCGGCCGCATTGGCGTTCGCCCTTCGGGTGCTCTCCGACCCGGCGGCCGAGGCCGACGTACGCCGGCTGGGCGACCTCACCGGGCGCACGACCACGCGGGCGCTGGACTTCGACCAGGTCAAGGCGCAGCGGCTGCTGCGCGGGCGCCCGGCCACCACGGGCCGACCCGGCGGACGGCCGCGGCCGGGGTCCCGCGTACCCGCGTCGGGACGCTGA
- the ahcY gene encoding adenosylhomocysteinase yields the protein MTSDAIPRHDIADASLAAQGRLRIEWAERSMPVLTQIRERFAKERPFEGTRIAACMHVTTETANLMRALQAGGAEIALCASNPLSTQDDTAAALVHEYRISVFARNNVDHDGYYAHINAALDIAPHQVFDDGCDLVNTLHTTRQELLDVVKGGCEETTTGVIRLRAMTADKALRFPMIAVNDTDTKHMFDNRYGTGQSTLDAVFRATNTLLAGKTVVVAGYGYCGKGVSERSKGMGANVVVTEIDPTKALDATMQGYRVMPMADAARVGDVFITVTGNRDVLRQEFFEVMKDGAIFANSGHFDIEIDVKWLEANAVAVNRKIRHQTDEYVMADGRRLLLLAEGRLVNLGAAEGHPAAVMDMSFADQALTAEWLVTNASQLEPGVHDVPTEIDKEVARLKLAAMGVGIDTLTDAQAEYLSSWQHGS from the coding sequence ATGACCTCAGACGCCATCCCTCGCCACGACATCGCCGACGCCTCGCTGGCCGCCCAGGGCCGGCTCCGGATCGAGTGGGCCGAGCGGTCCATGCCGGTGCTGACTCAGATCCGCGAGCGGTTCGCCAAGGAGCGCCCCTTCGAGGGCACCCGGATCGCCGCCTGCATGCACGTGACCACCGAGACCGCGAACCTGATGCGGGCCCTGCAGGCCGGGGGGGCCGAGATCGCGTTGTGTGCGTCCAACCCGCTGTCCACCCAGGACGACACCGCCGCGGCCCTCGTGCACGAGTACCGCATCTCGGTGTTCGCCCGCAACAACGTCGACCACGACGGCTACTACGCGCACATCAACGCGGCGCTCGACATCGCCCCGCACCAGGTGTTCGACGATGGCTGCGACCTGGTCAACACCTTGCACACCACCCGCCAGGAGCTGCTGGACGTGGTCAAGGGCGGCTGCGAGGAGACCACCACCGGGGTGATCCGGTTGCGCGCGATGACCGCGGACAAGGCGCTGCGGTTCCCAATGATCGCGGTGAACGACACCGACACCAAGCACATGTTCGACAACCGGTACGGCACCGGACAGTCCACCCTGGACGCCGTCTTCCGGGCCACGAACACGCTGCTGGCGGGCAAGACCGTCGTCGTGGCCGGCTACGGCTACTGCGGCAAGGGCGTGTCCGAACGGTCCAAGGGCATGGGTGCGAACGTGGTCGTCACCGAGATCGACCCGACCAAGGCTCTGGACGCGACCATGCAGGGCTACCGGGTCATGCCGATGGCCGACGCCGCCCGCGTCGGCGACGTATTCATCACCGTCACCGGCAACCGCGACGTGCTGCGCCAGGAGTTCTTCGAGGTCATGAAGGACGGCGCGATCTTCGCGAACTCGGGCCACTTCGACATCGAGATCGACGTCAAGTGGTTGGAGGCCAACGCGGTGGCCGTCAACCGCAAGATCCGACACCAGACCGACGAGTACGTCATGGCCGACGGACGCCGGCTGCTGCTGCTGGCCGAGGGCCGGCTGGTCAACCTCGGCGCGGCCGAGGGCCACCCGGCCGCGGTCATGGACATGTCCTTCGCCGACCAGGCGCTGACCGCCGAGTGGCTGGTCACCAACGCCTCGCAGCTTGAGCCCGGCGTCCACGACGTGCCCACCGAGATCGACAAGGAGGTCGCCCGGC